A section of the Candidatus Limnocylindrales bacterium genome encodes:
- the mnmG gene encoding tRNA uridine-5-carboxymethylaminomethyl(34) synthesis enzyme MnmG, which produces MSERFDVIVVGAGHAGIEAALATARMGHSTALLTMNLDGIGQMSCNPAIGGIGKGHLVREIDALGGEMGRAIDECGIQFRKLNTRKGPAVQASRAQADKALYRQRMKRIVECTGNLTARQSQAVDLVIEDGRVTGVVTEHGDVLRASAVILTTGTFLNGLIHVGASQQSGGRVGDRAAIGLTAALERAGLATGRLKTGTCPRLDARTIDYSRLEEQPGDPSPEGFSFDGAPPPLRQVSCHLTYTNLETHSVIRESIDKSPIYNKTISSRGPRYCPSIEDKVMKFPDRDRHRIFLEPEGLETVEVYPNGLSTSLPLDVQRRFVRTIEGLEDAVIVRPGYAIEYDYVIPTQLRPSLEVKTLPGLFLAGQINGTTGYEEAAAQGLMAGINASLAVRGEPALIFSRAEAYLGVLIDDLVTRGVDGEPYRMFTSRAEYRLLLREDNADRRLGAAAGRLGLLGPDRTRRLRRKESAISDGLRRLQSLRLKSDAGTQSRLSAAGESPISSPGTAYDLLRRPGMTYDVVASVIPGIERYDADVERQIEIEASYDGYIQRQHDDVARISGLEAARIPTGIDYSAIEGLSAEATEKLRRIGPETLGQAGRISGITPAALSAIAIYLKRRHSA; this is translated from the coding sequence ATGAGCGAGCGTTTCGACGTCATCGTCGTCGGTGCGGGACACGCCGGCATCGAAGCCGCTCTTGCCACCGCCCGCATGGGCCATTCGACGGCGCTGCTGACGATGAACCTCGACGGCATCGGGCAGATGTCGTGCAATCCGGCCATCGGCGGCATCGGCAAAGGCCATCTGGTGCGGGAGATCGATGCGCTCGGCGGCGAGATGGGACGCGCGATCGACGAGTGCGGGATCCAGTTTCGCAAGCTCAACACGCGCAAGGGTCCCGCCGTGCAGGCGTCGCGCGCCCAGGCCGACAAGGCGCTCTATCGCCAGCGGATGAAGCGGATCGTCGAGTGCACGGGCAACCTCACGGCGCGCCAGTCGCAGGCCGTCGATCTGGTGATCGAAGACGGCCGCGTCACGGGAGTCGTCACCGAGCACGGTGACGTGCTGCGCGCATCCGCTGTCATCCTGACGACTGGAACCTTTCTGAATGGCCTCATCCACGTCGGCGCGAGCCAGCAGAGCGGAGGACGAGTTGGAGACCGCGCCGCGATCGGCCTTACGGCGGCTCTCGAGCGAGCAGGCCTCGCTACCGGCAGACTCAAGACCGGAACCTGTCCTCGCCTCGACGCGCGCACGATCGATTACTCGCGGCTGGAGGAACAGCCCGGTGATCCGTCTCCGGAGGGGTTTTCGTTCGATGGAGCGCCGCCGCCGCTTCGCCAAGTTTCCTGCCATCTGACCTATACGAATCTCGAGACGCATAGCGTTATTCGAGAATCAATAGATAAATCACCTATTTACAACAAGACGATCAGCTCGCGAGGACCGCGCTACTGTCCGTCCATCGAAGACAAGGTCATGAAGTTCCCGGATCGCGACCGTCATCGGATCTTTCTCGAGCCGGAGGGACTGGAGACTGTCGAGGTCTATCCGAACGGTCTGTCGACTTCCCTGCCGCTCGACGTGCAGCGCCGCTTCGTTCGAACGATCGAGGGGCTTGAAGACGCGGTGATCGTGCGGCCGGGGTACGCGATCGAATACGACTACGTGATTCCGACGCAGCTACGGCCCTCGCTGGAAGTGAAGACACTGCCCGGTCTGTTCTTGGCCGGCCAGATCAACGGAACCACCGGCTACGAGGAAGCAGCGGCGCAGGGCCTGATGGCCGGCATCAATGCGTCACTCGCAGTCCGCGGCGAGCCGGCGCTGATCTTCTCGCGAGCCGAGGCATACCTCGGCGTATTGATCGACGACCTCGTCACGCGAGGGGTGGATGGCGAACCCTACCGTATGTTCACGTCGCGCGCCGAGTACCGGCTGCTGCTTCGGGAAGACAACGCAGACCGCCGCCTCGGTGCGGCGGCCGGCCGGCTCGGGCTGCTCGGGCCGGACAGGACCAGACGGCTTCGCCGCAAAGAAAGCGCGATCTCGGACGGTCTCCGACGCCTGCAATCGCTCCGGCTCAAGTCCGATGCCGGGACGCAGAGCCGCCTGAGCGCAGCCGGCGAGTCGCCGATTTCGTCTCCCGGGACGGCATACGACCTTCTGCGACGGCCCGGAATGACCTATGACGTCGTCGCATCGGTGATCCCGGGAATCGAGCGATACGACGCCGACGTCGAACGACAGATCGAGATCGAAGCGTCGTACGACGGCTACATCCAGCGACAGCACGACGACGTCGCGCGGATCTCGGGGCTCGAAGCGGCGAGGATTCCCACCGGAATCGACTATTCCGCCATCGAAGGCCTGTCGGCAGAAGCGACCGAAAAGCTGCGGCGAATCGGTCCGGAAACCCTCGGTCAGGCAGGACGGATCAGCGGCATTACGCCCGCTGCGCTCAGCGCGATCGCGATCTATCTGAAGAGGCGCCATTCGGCATGA
- the jag gene encoding RNA-binding cell elongation regulator Jag/EloR, with protein sequence MATTIEAQGHTVDEAIQIALNQLGVSRDKVEIDILHHPRRGLLGIGARRAKVRATIRESVMLDGEEFDMSGGDDSLDDKPRRRRRRGGRNRTGREGAEPRAEKVPARAAMPAREAPRADNDRRSDARPAGEEGARNRGDAGRGDRRGGRNRGDQRGERGTGQPRNEAQPRGGQERRDPPRERSSQRGGQQQQNERRDRDAGGNRGRSEAPQKSEGAPRGVESAPHERGQMDRPERGQMDRPERGQMERAERGQTERGQSTRATEEGRARRQPPENVQPLDAASLDAIRLRAEELVRELLVKMGFAAEVTSTSDLAAGEAIVCVRSDNEGLLIGRRGQTLDSLEHIVNRMALRGEAYVEGRVLLDIGDYRRRRRESLEELATRLRTRAVGERRSVQVSPMSPRDRRYFMQAFADDEAVEVRALGAGFYRRVIVAPAGAATGPVVEANADVEDEDLISGFAEAEH encoded by the coding sequence ATGGCCACCACTATCGAAGCTCAGGGACACACCGTGGACGAGGCGATCCAGATCGCGCTCAACCAGCTCGGTGTCAGCCGCGACAAAGTCGAGATCGACATCCTTCATCATCCGCGCCGCGGACTTCTCGGAATCGGCGCGCGCCGGGCCAAGGTTCGAGCGACAATTCGCGAGAGCGTGATGCTCGACGGCGAAGAGTTCGACATGTCCGGAGGCGACGACTCGCTCGATGACAAGCCGCGCCGGCGGCGACGGCGTGGAGGTCGCAATCGCACGGGTCGCGAAGGAGCCGAGCCGCGAGCCGAGAAGGTTCCCGCTCGTGCCGCGATGCCCGCGCGCGAAGCGCCGCGCGCCGACAACGATCGGCGCAGTGATGCGAGACCTGCCGGTGAGGAAGGTGCCAGGAATCGCGGAGACGCGGGACGCGGAGACAGGCGCGGCGGCCGCAATCGCGGCGACCAGCGTGGTGAGCGCGGCACGGGTCAGCCGAGAAACGAGGCCCAGCCGCGCGGCGGTCAGGAACGACGCGATCCGCCGCGTGAGCGTTCGTCGCAGCGCGGAGGCCAGCAGCAGCAGAACGAGCGCCGCGATCGCGATGCCGGCGGAAACCGCGGACGCAGCGAAGCGCCGCAAAAATCCGAAGGCGCGCCGCGTGGGGTAGAGTCGGCTCCACACGAGCGCGGTCAAATGGATCGCCCGGAGCGTGGCCAGATGGATCGCCCTGAGCGCGGCCAGATGGAACGCGCCGAGCGCGGCCAAACGGAGCGCGGCCAATCGACCCGGGCGACAGAAGAAGGCCGCGCGCGCCGCCAGCCGCCGGAAAACGTCCAACCGCTCGACGCTGCGTCTCTCGATGCGATTCGCCTGCGTGCCGAGGAGCTCGTCCGCGAGCTGCTCGTGAAGATGGGCTTCGCGGCGGAAGTAACTTCGACGAGCGATCTCGCGGCCGGCGAAGCCATCGTCTGCGTGCGGTCGGACAACGAGGGATTGCTGATCGGACGACGCGGCCAGACTCTCGATTCCCTCGAGCACATCGTCAATCGCATGGCGCTGCGGGGTGAGGCGTACGTCGAAGGTCGCGTGCTGCTCGACATCGGCGACTATCGCCGCCGGCGCCGTGAGAGTCTCGAGGAGCTCGCAACCCGACTGCGGACGCGTGCGGTCGGCGAGCGGCGCAGCGTGCAGGTCAGTCCGATGAGCCCGCGCGACCGGCGTTACTTCATGCAGGCCTTCGCCGACGACGAGGCCGTCGAAGTCCGCGCGCTCGGAGCAGGTTTCTACCGACGGGTCATCGTTGCGCCGGCCGGAGCGGCGACCGGTCCCGTCGTCGAAGCGAACGCAGATGTCGAGGATGAAGACCTGATCTCCGGCTTTGCGGAAGCCGAGCACTGA
- a CDS encoding ParB/RepB/Spo0J family partition protein, translating to MRQPLGRGLDAILGGPVNMKDSAESRPGPVPQGEQKGKPLLVHVERVVAGRGQPRRIFADEQLDELAASIRENGILQPLVVKDLGGSYELIAGERRLRAAVRAGLEKVPVVIRETTSDSEMLELALVENLQREDLGPLERARAYERLLQTHGMLQDDIAKKVGKSRTAVTNTLRLLGLPSPVLDAMEQGLITEGHARSLLALPTATRQIEGMQSVVRRALSVRETEQLVREWLEPDDKHPAGASKPADKRSAGPVEMKLSRMLGTKVRFRGGMKKGRIEIEYYSQEELMRLIDLLSSRESG from the coding sequence ATGAGACAACCTCTCGGACGCGGGCTCGACGCAATTCTCGGCGGGCCCGTCAATATGAAGGATTCGGCTGAATCCCGCCCGGGCCCCGTTCCTCAGGGCGAACAAAAAGGGAAACCACTGCTGGTGCACGTCGAACGCGTCGTTGCCGGCCGCGGGCAGCCGCGACGCATATTCGCTGATGAGCAACTCGATGAGCTCGCAGCGTCGATTCGCGAGAACGGGATTCTGCAGCCGCTCGTCGTCAAAGATCTCGGGGGCAGCTACGAGCTCATCGCGGGTGAGCGGCGTCTTCGCGCCGCTGTGCGCGCTGGCCTGGAAAAGGTTCCGGTCGTGATCCGCGAGACCACGTCCGACAGCGAGATGCTCGAGCTCGCACTCGTCGAGAATCTTCAGCGCGAGGACCTCGGACCGCTCGAGCGCGCGCGCGCTTACGAGCGGCTCCTTCAGACCCACGGGATGCTTCAGGACGACATTGCGAAGAAGGTCGGAAAATCCCGCACAGCCGTCACCAATACGCTTCGACTTCTCGGCCTGCCGTCGCCGGTCCTCGATGCGATGGAACAGGGTCTGATCACCGAGGGCCACGCTCGCTCCCTCCTCGCGTTGCCGACCGCGACGCGCCAGATCGAAGGCATGCAATCGGTGGTACGCCGCGCGCTCTCCGTACGAGAGACGGAGCAACTCGTGCGCGAGTGGCTCGAGCCGGACGACAAGCATCCGGCCGGCGCGTCGAAACCGGCCGACAAACGATCGGCAGGACCAGTCGAAATGAAGCTCAGCCGTATGCTCGGAACCAAAGTTCGCTTCCGCGGCGGAATGAAAAAAGGCCGGATCGAAATTGAGTACTACTCGCAAGAAGAATTAATGCGTCTAATCGATCTTCTGTCGTCGAGAGAGTCCGGCTAA
- the atpF gene encoding F0F1 ATP synthase subunit B → MTRLTRNGMRAALAAAVLSGSEPLSFAAEHGHEDSSSSEAWLSLGFSTVNFLIFLFLMYRYAWPALRDFLASRHKEVADAMAAAEQARREADAIRSEYAAKEAALEETRRRMLEEIRQGAVADREKSLRDAEAAAARLRTEAERQAEHDLARARRELRAEAARLAAELAEKEVEARLTDADRARLVKEFVEGVAKQ, encoded by the coding sequence ATGACGCGACTGACACGAAACGGAATGCGTGCGGCGCTTGCCGCAGCGGTGCTGTCGGGCAGCGAGCCCTTATCGTTCGCCGCCGAGCACGGCCACGAAGACTCGTCGAGCTCGGAGGCATGGCTGTCGCTCGGGTTCTCGACCGTCAACTTCCTCATCTTCCTGTTCCTCATGTACCGGTATGCGTGGCCTGCACTTCGCGACTTTCTCGCCAGCCGCCACAAAGAGGTCGCCGATGCGATGGCCGCGGCCGAGCAGGCTCGCCGCGAAGCCGACGCGATCCGGTCCGAGTACGCTGCGAAGGAAGCCGCGCTGGAGGAAACCAGACGCCGCATGCTCGAAGAGATCCGCCAGGGTGCCGTCGCGGATCGCGAGAAGTCGCTTCGCGACGCGGAAGCAGCGGCCGCCAGGCTTCGCACCGAGGCAGAGCGCCAGGCCGAACATGATCTTGCCCGTGCGCGCCGAGAGCTTCGGGCCGAAGCGGCCAGACTCGCTGCGGAACTGGCTGAAAAAGAGGTCGAAGCGCGACTGACGGATGCCGACCGCGCGCGCCTGGTCAAGGAATTCGTCGAGGGAGTGGCAAAGCAGTGA
- the mnmE gene encoding tRNA uridine-5-carboxymethylaminomethyl(34) synthesis GTPase MnmE: MSRSLYRADTIVACATAAGRGAIAIVRWSGTDSLAIAGRIFVPATPGPIEPWKMRLGTVLGADGSSSIDQVLGVFFPAAFSFSGEDTFEVHSHGSPVVVEQIVASAIAAGARAAERGEFTRRAVLNGKLDLLQAEAIADLIHARMAAGARSAWRQLQGALSSELEELRTSLIAVLADIEAQADFTDDELPDPDLDRRSRTIELVLERAGKLLDGFAASRRQRDGFRVVFTGRPNAGKSSLVNRLLGSGRMIVSDEPGTTRDVVEEVVDLGGIAFVLVDTAGIRDAPGGAEAEAIRRAHATLEEADICVHVLDGSQSVSDVKLAADGDTDSIVLLNKCDLGLAAGPGGERWAGASVVVTSAVTGQGCDELVERLTALARRRLENDAPGISRIRHRAALERMLLPLQRARDLAASEEMCDLAAIELRGALAELAAIRLPLDNEEVLDRIFSEFCIGK; the protein is encoded by the coding sequence TTGTCCAGGAGCCTGTATCGCGCCGACACGATCGTCGCCTGTGCGACGGCCGCCGGACGAGGTGCGATCGCGATCGTTCGCTGGAGCGGCACCGACAGTCTCGCGATCGCAGGTCGCATATTCGTGCCTGCGACACCGGGCCCCATAGAACCCTGGAAGATGCGTCTCGGCACGGTTCTCGGCGCGGACGGCTCGTCGTCGATCGACCAGGTGCTCGGCGTCTTTTTTCCCGCCGCATTTTCCTTCAGCGGCGAGGACACGTTCGAAGTCCATAGTCACGGCTCTCCGGTCGTCGTCGAGCAGATCGTGGCCAGTGCGATTGCAGCGGGCGCGAGGGCGGCGGAGCGCGGCGAGTTCACCCGGAGAGCGGTGCTCAACGGCAAGCTCGATCTTCTTCAGGCCGAAGCGATTGCCGACCTGATCCACGCGCGCATGGCGGCGGGCGCACGGAGCGCGTGGCGCCAGCTCCAAGGTGCGCTCTCGAGTGAGCTCGAGGAGCTTCGCACGTCGCTGATCGCCGTTCTTGCCGACATCGAAGCGCAGGCCGATTTCACCGACGACGAGCTGCCGGACCCGGATCTCGACCGTCGCAGTCGTACCATCGAGCTGGTGCTCGAGCGTGCAGGCAAGCTGCTTGACGGCTTTGCGGCGTCGCGACGCCAGCGTGACGGTTTTCGGGTCGTGTTCACGGGACGACCGAACGCGGGCAAATCGAGCCTCGTCAACCGTCTGCTCGGCAGCGGGCGCATGATCGTATCGGACGAGCCGGGGACGACCCGCGATGTGGTCGAAGAGGTCGTCGATCTCGGCGGCATCGCGTTCGTGCTGGTCGACACCGCCGGAATCCGCGACGCACCGGGCGGCGCCGAAGCCGAAGCCATCCGTCGCGCGCACGCGACGCTCGAAGAGGCCGATATCTGCGTTCACGTGCTCGACGGTTCGCAATCGGTGTCCGACGTGAAACTCGCGGCGGACGGCGATACCGACAGCATCGTGCTGCTGAACAAATGCGACCTGGGCCTGGCCGCTGGTCCCGGCGGCGAACGATGGGCCGGCGCCAGCGTCGTCGTGACCAGCGCAGTGACAGGCCAGGGCTGCGACGAGCTCGTCGAAAGATTGACGGCGCTGGCGCGGCGCAGGCTTGAAAACGATGCGCCCGGGATCAGCCGGATCCGGCACCGCGCGGCGCTGGAAAGAATGCTGCTGCCGCTGCAACGCGCCCGCGATCTGGCGGCCTCGGAAGAAATGTGCGATCTGGCGGCAATCGAGCTGCGCGGAGCTCTGGCTGAGCTGGCCGCCATACGTCTGCCGCTCGACAACGAGGAGGTGCTCGACCGGATATTCTCCGAGTTCTGCATCGGCAAGTGA
- a CDS encoding ATP synthase F0 subunit B, which translates to MLTLPPDFTFFIQLGTFLVLFLVLSRLLFAPFIELLAERDARTTGDIAAAAASRAEVNSLLSHLDAELAKARASANTEVEAIRATTRDEADALFHKAQHEAAERLAELRTQVAKATEDARVSLKGEARAMAETMVTAILGGQAAR; encoded by the coding sequence ATGCTGACTTTACCGCCTGACTTTACGTTCTTCATTCAGCTCGGGACATTCCTCGTCCTGTTCCTGGTGCTGAGCCGTCTGCTGTTTGCCCCGTTCATCGAGCTGCTCGCCGAGCGCGACGCAAGAACGACGGGCGACATTGCGGCTGCAGCGGCGTCGCGCGCAGAAGTGAATTCTCTTCTCTCCCACCTCGACGCCGAGCTCGCCAAGGCGCGCGCGAGCGCGAATACGGAAGTCGAAGCGATTCGCGCGACGACGCGCGACGAAGCCGATGCGCTGTTCCACAAAGCCCAGCACGAAGCAGCCGAGCGGCTTGCCGAGCTGCGCACGCAGGTCGCAAAGGCGACCGAGGATGCCCGCGTGTCGCTCAAGGGCGAAGCCCGCGCGATGGCCGAAACGATGGTAACCGCGATTCTCGGCGGCCAGGCGGCGCGATGA
- a CDS encoding ParA family protein has translation MGLTLAVANQKGGVGKTATTVNLGASLALDGSRVLIIDLDSQGSASSGLGETPVKGTSSYEVLIGEIAASEAVRATSIDRLSLMTGTRDLAGAEVELVTYEDRHARLRQQLDTLRGSYDYILIDCPPSLGMLTLNALCAADAVVVPLQCEFYALEGLGALVDTLERVRSSFHPDLRILCIVLTMYDARTSLNRQVARQVREYFGDKVLRAMVPRNIRISESPSYGLPVVLYDPTSLGAIAYRNAAREVAALTATTAEQTQMEAPE, from the coding sequence ATGGGCCTGACGCTGGCGGTGGCCAACCAGAAAGGCGGGGTGGGGAAAACCGCGACTACGGTCAACCTGGGCGCATCCCTCGCGCTAGACGGATCCCGGGTTCTGATCATCGATCTCGATTCCCAGGGCAGCGCCTCGAGCGGTCTTGGCGAAACGCCCGTCAAGGGTACTTCGAGCTACGAAGTCCTGATCGGCGAGATCGCTGCTTCGGAAGCGGTCCGGGCGACGAGCATCGATCGCTTGTCGCTGATGACCGGTACTCGCGACCTCGCAGGCGCCGAAGTCGAGCTGGTCACATACGAAGACCGGCATGCGCGCCTCCGGCAGCAGCTCGACACCCTTCGTGGGAGCTACGACTACATCCTGATCGATTGTCCGCCGTCCCTCGGCATGCTCACGCTCAACGCGCTCTGCGCCGCCGATGCCGTGGTCGTTCCCCTGCAGTGCGAGTTCTATGCACTCGAGGGACTCGGTGCGCTCGTGGATACTCTCGAACGGGTGCGCTCATCGTTCCACCCGGATCTGCGAATCCTCTGCATCGTGCTGACGATGTATGACGCCAGGACATCGCTCAATCGACAGGTAGCGCGCCAGGTCCGCGAATACTTCGGCGACAAGGTGCTGCGCGCGATGGTCCCCCGCAATATCAGGATCAGCGAGAGCCCGTCCTACGGGCTTCCGGTCGTGCTCTACGATCCGACTTCGCTCGGGGCCATCGCCTATCGGAACGCCGCACGCGAAGTCGCAGCGCTTACCGCCACGACGGCCGAGCAAACCCAGATGGAGGCGCCAGAATGA
- the rsmG gene encoding 16S rRNA (guanine(527)-N(7))-methyltransferase RsmG: MTGPHARDRELLEAGSRELGAELDAAQTSALLTFLDQIYIWNRLAGLTTIPRENAVRLHLLDSLAARPFVRTGPCLDIGTGAGLPGLVLAVVLPAVRFVLVESNRKRCSFLSETSRLLRLTNVEIVQSDIRDLSRDHRYPTVISRAFRPPHEFLQIAGELVRDDGQVVMLMADPTADFLSELQRTSEFIASDEKRFVLPGGDEPRTIISFRPHS; the protein is encoded by the coding sequence ATGACCGGGCCGCACGCCCGCGATCGCGAGCTGCTGGAGGCCGGATCGCGCGAGCTCGGAGCCGAGCTTGACGCTGCACAGACCTCGGCCCTTCTGACTTTCCTTGATCAGATCTACATCTGGAACCGGCTGGCGGGTCTGACGACGATCCCGCGTGAGAATGCGGTCCGCCTGCACCTCCTCGATTCTCTCGCTGCTCGTCCGTTCGTCAGGACCGGGCCCTGTCTGGATATCGGCACCGGCGCGGGGCTTCCCGGGTTGGTCCTTGCGGTCGTCCTCCCGGCCGTCCGGTTCGTGCTCGTCGAATCCAACCGCAAACGGTGCAGCTTTCTTTCGGAAACCTCCCGGCTCCTGCGACTGACGAACGTCGAGATCGTGCAGTCGGATATACGGGACCTTTCGCGAGATCACCGTTACCCCACCGTGATCTCTCGTGCATTCCGCCCTCCCCACGAATTTCTCCAGATTGCCGGCGAGCTCGTCCGCGACGACGGCCAAGTCGTTATGTTGATGGCCGACCCCACCGCCGACTTTTTGAGCGAGCTCCAGCGCACTTCGGAGTTCATCGCTTCTGACGAGAAGAGATTCGTGCTGCCCGGCGGGGATGAGCCCAGGACGATCATCAGCTTCCGACCGCATAGCTGA
- the atpH gene encoding ATP synthase F1 subunit delta, which produces MTPGSVGRRYGKALFELATEAGEVEAVGVSLTELASAVSSLDEGSLSPGLLTEEQRQQLAKALGLRVGGDSLLGRFLGVLAANDRLDQLPRIRETYEKLEDAAAGRVRARIRSAFPLSADERTALGKKFEAITGRKVVDTAEVDPSLLGGVTVETEGRVYDGSVRTQLARLERQMAG; this is translated from the coding sequence GTGACGCCGGGATCCGTAGGCCGCAGATACGGCAAAGCCCTGTTCGAGCTGGCGACCGAAGCCGGCGAAGTCGAAGCCGTGGGCGTCTCGCTGACGGAGCTCGCCTCTGCCGTCTCGAGCCTGGACGAAGGATCGCTCTCTCCCGGGTTGCTCACCGAGGAGCAGAGGCAGCAGCTCGCGAAGGCGCTGGGTCTGCGTGTCGGCGGCGACTCATTGCTCGGCCGCTTTCTCGGTGTGCTCGCCGCCAACGACCGCCTCGACCAGCTTCCAAGAATCCGCGAGACCTACGAGAAGCTCGAGGACGCAGCGGCGGGCCGCGTCCGCGCGCGCATTCGCAGCGCCTTTCCGCTTTCGGCGGACGAGCGGACGGCGCTCGGTAAAAAGTTCGAAGCAATCACGGGCCGAAAGGTCGTCGACACCGCGGAAGTGGACCCCTCGCTCCTCGGAGGAGTGACAGTCGAGACCGAAGGTCGAGTCTACGACGGTAGTGTTCGTACACAGCTGGCGCGACTGGAGCGCCAGATGGCCGGCTGA